A DNA window from Phaeobacter sp. A36a-5a contains the following coding sequences:
- a CDS encoding cryptochrome/photolyase family protein: MTDHTPRQAPVIWWLRRDLRLADNPALEAAVARGTPVIPLFVFDTLDEHLGAAPKFRLGLGLAHLAKVLEQRGSRLILRRGPAAEVLAQVIAETGAGAVHWSRAYDPDAIARDTTIKEQLNGQGVAAQSFGGHLLFEPWTVETKTGGMYRVYSPYWKSVRDRDVADLIAAPSRIPAPEQWPASDDLDSWKLAADMRRGADIVAQYCRVGEDAAQERLAEFLDSRVADYKQDRDFPAVDATSGLSENLAWGEISPRRMWHHGLEARRAGKSGAEHFLKEIVWREFAYHLMFHTPHILTRNWRPEWESFRWSEQDDDRVEAWRRGQTGYNFVDAAMRELYVTGKMHNRARMIVASFLTKHMLTHWRIGQKWFEECLVDWDPASNAMGWQWVAGSGPDASPFFRIFNPDGQLEKFDPKGSYQSAWIAEGQDSPTQTALDFYRATPLSWELSPQDRRASPFVDLKEGRARALEVYGQRELPED; encoded by the coding sequence ATGACTGACCATACCCCGCGACAGGCGCCGGTGATCTGGTGGCTGCGCCGAGACCTGCGGCTCGCCGACAACCCCGCCCTTGAGGCGGCCGTCGCCCGGGGCACCCCGGTGATCCCGCTCTTTGTCTTTGACACGCTGGATGAACATCTGGGCGCTGCGCCAAAGTTCCGGCTGGGGCTGGGGCTTGCCCATCTGGCCAAGGTGCTGGAGCAGCGCGGCAGCCGCCTGATCCTGCGGCGTGGTCCGGCAGCCGAGGTGCTGGCGCAGGTGATCGCGGAGACCGGGGCAGGGGCGGTGCACTGGAGCCGCGCCTATGATCCCGACGCCATCGCCCGCGACACCACCATCAAGGAACAGCTGAATGGGCAGGGCGTTGCGGCGCAGTCTTTTGGTGGTCATCTGCTGTTTGAACCCTGGACCGTCGAGACCAAGACCGGCGGCATGTACCGGGTCTATTCGCCCTACTGGAAATCCGTGCGCGACCGCGATGTCGCGGATCTGATCGCCGCCCCATCCCGAATACCCGCGCCGGAGCAATGGCCCGCCTCTGATGATCTGGACAGCTGGAAACTCGCCGCTGATATGCGGCGCGGCGCTGACATCGTGGCGCAATATTGCCGGGTCGGGGAAGATGCCGCGCAGGAGCGGCTGGCGGAATTCCTCGACTCCCGCGTGGCCGACTACAAACAGGACCGAGACTTTCCCGCGGTGGATGCCACATCCGGCCTGTCTGAAAACCTCGCCTGGGGAGAAATCAGCCCGCGCCGCATGTGGCATCACGGGCTGGAGGCACGTCGCGCAGGCAAATCCGGCGCTGAGCATTTTCTCAAGGAAATCGTCTGGCGCGAATTCGCCTACCACCTGATGTTCCACACTCCGCATATCCTGACCCGCAACTGGCGCCCCGAATGGGAGAGCTTCCGCTGGTCCGAGCAGGACGACGACCGGGTCGAGGCCTGGCGGCGTGGTCAGACCGGTTACAATTTCGTCGATGCCGCCATGCGCGAACTCTATGTGACCGGCAAGATGCACAATCGCGCCCGGATGATCGTGGCCAGTTTCCTGACCAAACATATGCTCACCCACTGGCGCATCGGTCAGAAATGGTTCGAGGAGTGTCTGGTGGACTGGGATCCGGCCTCCAACGCCATGGGCTGGCAGTGGGTGGCCGGCTCCGGCCCCGATGCCTCGCCGTTTTTTCGGATATTCAACCCCGACGGCCAGCTGGAGAAATTCGACCCCAAGGGCAGCTACCAATCCGCGTGGATCGCCGAAGGTCAGGACAGCCCGACGCAGACGGCGCTGGATTTCTACCGCGCGACACCCCTGTCCTGGGAGCTGTCGCCGCAGGACAGACGCGCCAGCCCCTTCGTTGATCTTAAAGAGGGTCGCGCCCGCGCGCTTGAGGTCTACGGCCAGCGCGAGCTGCCCGAGGACTGA
- a CDS encoding BCCT family transporter, with protein MTDETANQGIPAPDGEAAVIDTEYEIGQDNLEGSVGPIGFDIHNPVFMVSGISIMLFVFYALVLPEQAATFFGWLRPAVTSSFDWFFLSAGNIFVLFCFFLIVSPWGKVRLGGADAAPDYTYIGWFAMLFAAGMGIGLMFYGVSEPMSHYSTAFGGVSMGENGARTDWAPLGGAAGDSTEAVRLGMAATIYHWGLHPWAIYAIVALSLALFSFNKGLPLTIRSAFYPIFGERVWGWTGHIIDILAVFATLFGLATSLGFGATQANAGLNELFGVPVGSTTEVLLISAITAVALISVVRGLDGGVKVLSEINMGLAFLLLIFVLLVGPTLLIITGFFDSLVAYVQYLPALSMPFGREDANYSQGWTAFYWAWWISWSPFVGMFIARVSRGRTVREFIICVLLIPSLVCVLWMSVFGGTAIHQVVADGYTGAQDAALELKLFKMLDQLPLASITSFVGILLVIVFFVTSSDSGSLVIDTITAGGKVDAPLPQRVFWCVFEGAVAIVLLLGGGLVALQAMVISTGLPFTIVLLLMCWAILRGLQTEAR; from the coding sequence ATGACAGACGAAACGGCCAATCAGGGCATACCCGCCCCCGACGGTGAGGCCGCCGTCATCGACACCGAATATGAAATCGGACAGGACAATCTGGAAGGATCCGTGGGACCGATTGGATTTGACATCCATAACCCGGTTTTCATGGTCTCCGGCATCAGCATCATGCTGTTTGTGTTCTACGCGCTGGTTCTGCCGGAACAGGCGGCAACCTTCTTTGGCTGGCTGCGCCCCGCCGTGACCAGCTCGTTCGACTGGTTCTTCCTCAGCGCGGGCAATATCTTCGTGCTGTTCTGTTTCTTCCTGATCGTCTCGCCCTGGGGCAAGGTGCGCCTTGGCGGGGCCGACGCGGCACCCGATTATACCTACATCGGCTGGTTTGCGATGCTGTTTGCGGCCGGCATGGGCATCGGCCTGATGTTCTACGGCGTCAGCGAACCGATGAGCCATTACTCCACCGCCTTTGGTGGCGTGAGCATGGGTGAAAATGGCGCCCGCACCGACTGGGCGCCGCTGGGCGGCGCAGCCGGGGACAGCACCGAAGCCGTGCGTCTGGGCATGGCGGCGACGATCTATCACTGGGGCCTGCACCCTTGGGCGATCTACGCGATTGTTGCCCTGTCGCTGGCGCTGTTCTCCTTCAACAAGGGGCTGCCACTCACCATCCGCTCGGCCTTCTACCCGATCTTCGGCGAGCGGGTCTGGGGCTGGACCGGCCATATCATCGACATTCTGGCGGTTTTCGCCACGCTCTTTGGCCTTGCAACCTCGCTGGGCTTTGGCGCGACACAGGCCAATGCGGGCCTGAACGAGCTGTTCGGTGTGCCGGTTGGCTCAACCACCGAGGTGCTGCTGATCTCCGCCATCACCGCGGTTGCGCTGATCTCGGTTGTGCGCGGTCTTGATGGCGGTGTGAAAGTGCTGAGCGAAATCAACATGGGGCTGGCCTTCCTGCTGTTGATCTTCGTGCTTCTGGTCGGGCCAACGCTGCTGATCATCACCGGCTTCTTCGACAGTCTGGTGGCCTATGTGCAGTATCTGCCGGCGCTCTCCATGCCTTTCGGCCGCGAGGATGCCAACTACAGCCAGGGCTGGACCGCCTTTTACTGGGCGTGGTGGATCAGCTGGTCTCCGTTTGTCGGCATGTTCATCGCCCGCGTCAGCCGGGGCCGCACCGTGCGCGAGTTCATCATCTGCGTTCTGCTGATCCCCAGCCTGGTCTGCGTCCTGTGGATGAGCGTCTTTGGCGGCACCGCCATTCATCAGGTGGTGGCTGATGGCTATACCGGCGCGCAGGATGCCGCACTTGAGCTGAAGCTATTCAAGATGCTGGATCAGCTGCCGCTGGCCTCGATCACCTCCTTTGTCGGCATCCTTCTGGTGATCGTGTTCTTCGTCACCTCTTCGGATTCCGGCTCGCTGGTGATCGACACCATCACCGCAGGCGGCAAGGTCGACGCGCCGCTGCCGCAACGGGTCTTCTGGTGCGTGTTCGAAGGTGCGGTTGCGATCGTGCTGCTGCTCGGCGGTGGTCTTGTGGCCCTGCAGGCGATGGTGATCTCCACCGGCTTGCCGTTCACCATCGTGCTGCTGCTGATGTGCTGGGCGATCCTGCGCGGATTGCAAACCGAGGCGCGCTGA
- a CDS encoding aminotransferase class V-fold PLP-dependent enzyme, with amino-acid sequence MALDIDFVRSQFPAFAAPNLQGQAFFENAGGSYTCQQVINRLTRFYTERKVQPYAPYEASTLAGDEMDEARHRLSGILGVARDELSFGPSTTQNTYVLAQAFRQFLSPGEAIIVTNQDHEANSGPWRRLADAGIEVREWQIDPQTGHLNPADLENLLDENVRLVCFPHCSNVVGELNPVTEITALAHAAGAFVCVDGVSYAPHGLPNVGELGPDIYLFSAYKTYGPHQGLMVIRRALGELLPNQGHFFNGDTLYKRFTPAGPDHAQVAACAGMADYIAALAHHHGGPLTEGAAQGAFVHDLMRAHEVELLQPLLDMVKDRNDLRLIGPSDADRRAPTVALALDRPAEAVAGELAEHGIMAGGGDFYALRALNAMGVSTGDGVLRLSFTHYTSKKEMTQLIEALDRVL; translated from the coding sequence ATGGCCCTTGATATCGACTTTGTCCGCAGCCAGTTTCCGGCCTTTGCAGCGCCCAACCTGCAAGGTCAGGCCTTTTTCGAGAACGCCGGTGGCTCTTATACCTGTCAGCAGGTGATCAACCGGCTCACCCGCTTTTATACCGAGCGCAAAGTGCAGCCCTATGCCCCCTATGAGGCCTCGACGCTGGCGGGCGACGAGATGGACGAGGCGCGGCACCGGCTTTCCGGCATCCTCGGGGTGGCACGGGATGAGCTGAGCTTTGGCCCCTCGACCACCCAGAATACCTATGTGCTGGCGCAGGCCTTTCGCCAGTTCCTGTCTCCGGGGGAGGCGATCATCGTCACCAATCAGGATCACGAGGCCAACAGCGGCCCGTGGCGGCGCCTTGCGGATGCCGGGATCGAGGTGCGCGAATGGCAGATCGACCCGCAAACCGGCCATCTGAACCCCGCAGATCTGGAAAATCTTCTGGACGAAAACGTCCGGCTGGTCTGTTTTCCGCATTGTTCCAACGTGGTCGGGGAGCTGAACCCGGTCACCGAAATCACCGCTCTGGCCCATGCGGCTGGCGCCTTTGTCTGCGTCGATGGTGTCTCTTACGCGCCCCATGGCCTGCCCAATGTCGGCGAGCTGGGGCCGGATATCTATCTGTTCTCCGCCTATAAGACCTACGGGCCGCATCAGGGGCTGATGGTGATCCGCCGCGCCCTGGGGGAGCTGCTGCCCAATCAGGGACATTTCTTCAACGGTGACACGCTCTACAAACGCTTCACTCCGGCGGGGCCGGACCACGCTCAGGTCGCCGCCTGCGCGGGCATGGCCGACTACATCGCCGCGCTGGCCCATCATCACGGCGGCCCGTTGACCGAAGGCGCGGCACAGGGGGCCTTTGTCCACGATCTGATGCGCGCCCATGAAGTGGAGCTGCTGCAACCGCTGCTCGATATGGTGAAGGACCGCAATGATCTGCGCCTGATCGGCCCCTCTGATGCCGACAGACGCGCGCCCACTGTGGCACTGGCGCTGGATCGCCCCGCCGAAGCCGTAGCCGGTGAACTGGCCGAACATGGCATCATGGCGGGGGGCGGTGATTTCTACGCCCTGCGTGCCCTGAACGCGATGGGTGTCTCCACCGGTGACGGCGTGCTGCGGCTCAGTTTTACGCATTACACCTCGAAAAAAGAGATGACACAGTTGATCGAGGCCCTAGATCGCGTGTTGTGA
- a CDS encoding NUDIX domain-containing protein, which yields MVDLFVYGTLRHMPLLELVLGRSGAALDVTPAHLPDHGAFAVVDQPFPAIEARVGHRAPGLLLRGLTPDDMAALNFYEGGFDYTLRPVTVALDAGGSAPAEVYFPEPGLWQTGAAWDLGDWQQKWGALSLRAAEEVMAYRGRLTAAEVAERFRPIRIRAAAWLAAQNRPGDPDHDLTRDVVVHQHKRAYLNFFAMEEMDLQFRRYDGSLSPVINRGVALVGQAAVVLPYDRRRDAVLLIEQFRAATYIAGNQRPWMWEPVAGLIDPGETPEQAARREAMEEAGLTIDQLETVAQVYPSSGASGEFLHIFVGLCDFDEIAGGGGLESEGEDIRSQILPYEALIQGVDDQTYQDMPLVTAALWLSRHRERLRQG from the coding sequence GTGGTTGATCTTTTTGTCTATGGCACGCTGCGCCATATGCCGCTGCTTGAACTGGTGTTGGGGCGGTCCGGTGCCGCGCTGGATGTCACCCCTGCACATCTGCCCGATCACGGTGCCTTTGCGGTGGTGGATCAGCCTTTCCCGGCGATAGAGGCCCGCGTTGGCCACCGCGCACCTGGGCTGCTGCTGCGCGGTCTGACCCCGGACGATATGGCGGCGCTGAATTTCTACGAAGGCGGGTTCGACTATACGCTGCGCCCTGTCACGGTCGCGCTGGACGCAGGCGGTAGCGCCCCGGCGGAGGTCTATTTCCCGGAGCCGGGCCTGTGGCAGACCGGGGCGGCCTGGGATCTGGGCGACTGGCAGCAGAAATGGGGCGCCTTGTCGCTGCGCGCGGCAGAGGAGGTCATGGCCTATCGCGGTCGCCTGACCGCCGCCGAGGTGGCCGAGCGATTCCGCCCGATCCGCATCCGCGCCGCCGCCTGGCTCGCGGCGCAGAACCGCCCCGGCGATCCCGATCACGATCTGACCCGCGATGTCGTCGTCCACCAGCATAAACGCGCCTATCTCAACTTCTTCGCGATGGAGGAGATGGACCTGCAATTCCGCCGCTATGACGGCAGCCTCAGCCCGGTGATCAACCGGGGCGTCGCGCTGGTGGGGCAGGCGGCGGTGGTGCTGCCCTATGATCGCCGCCGCGACGCGGTTTTGCTGATCGAACAGTTCCGCGCCGCCACCTATATCGCCGGCAACCAGCGCCCCTGGATGTGGGAGCCGGTGGCCGGGCTGATCGACCCCGGCGAAACCCCCGAACAGGCCGCCCGCCGCGAGGCGATGGAGGAGGCGGGGCTGACCATCGACCAGCTGGAAACCGTCGCCCAGGTCTACCCCTCCAGCGGCGCCTCAGGCGAATTTCTGCATATTTTTGTGGGTCTCTGCGACTTTGATGAGATCGCCGGCGGCGGCGGACTGGAGAGCGAGGGCGAAGATATCCGCAGCCAGATCCTGCCCTATGAGGCGCTGATACAGGGCGTAGATGACCAGACCTATCAGGACATGCCACTGGTCACCGCCGCCCTCTGGCTGTCACGCCATCGTGAGCGCTTGCGGCAGGGCTGA
- a CDS encoding TrgA family protein: MPTAARLIAAVSMALVAIAASFLIMPLMPEGTDFGYFVPLNAALGALIGWVWVGRHVGRGVVNAINNGVTGVALLVLWGLFLQGAWEMFRLAMRNRYDGPFEALSAIFVIGLDFFFVMAVPHVLLALVIGGIFSGLVTENAARRWR; encoded by the coding sequence ATGCCCACAGCCGCCCGCCTTATCGCCGCCGTCAGCATGGCGCTTGTCGCTATTGCCGCCTCTTTCCTGATCATGCCACTGATGCCCGAGGGCACCGATTTCGGCTATTTCGTGCCGCTCAACGCCGCGCTTGGCGCGCTGATCGGCTGGGTCTGGGTCGGCCGCCATGTCGGCCGCGGCGTGGTCAATGCGATCAACAACGGCGTTACCGGTGTGGCGCTGCTGGTGCTCTGGGGGCTGTTCCTGCAAGGCGCCTGGGAAATGTTTCGCCTCGCCATGCGCAACCGTTACGACGGCCCGTTTGAGGCGCTTTCGGCGATTTTTGTCATCGGTTTGGATTTCTTTTTCGTGATGGCGGTGCCACATGTGTTGCTGGCGCTGGTGATCGGCGGCATCTTCAGCGGTCTGGTGACCGAGAATGCCGCAAGACGCTGGCGCTGA
- a CDS encoding cyclopropane-fatty-acyl-phospholipid synthase family protein: MALTQTEGQANLPRYFAAIFDQLQALEVGQLDIHLPDGRVFRVTGDRPGPVADLRIHNPDCFARLIREGDLGFSDAYLDGWWSTSDLQAFMDLVHLGSETVYDGFPGRGLIRAYEQFRFWLQRNHRAQAKANISYHYDLGNAFYGLWLDDTMTYSSALFKTGQESLEAAQTAKYASMVDQMGVQPGDHVLEVGCGWGGFAEYAARERGLRVTGLTISAEQLKYARERIEKAGLSDRVELRMQDYRDCEGTFDGIASIEMFEAVGEKYWPAYFRMIHDRLRPGGQATLQIITVADRRWTVYKRGVDFIQKHIFPGGMLPAPGILRQQVENAGLKVMKSLEFGDSYDQTLRRWHTTFNSRWDEIAAMGFDDRFKKMWSFYLTSCAAAFKAETCDVTQITLAHR, encoded by the coding sequence ATGGCGCTCACACAGACCGAAGGACAGGCCAATCTGCCGCGCTATTTCGCGGCGATCTTTGACCAGTTGCAGGCGCTGGAGGTGGGGCAGCTGGACATCCATCTGCCGGACGGCCGGGTGTTCCGTGTCACTGGCGACCGCCCCGGTCCGGTGGCCGATCTGCGCATTCACAACCCCGATTGTTTCGCCCGGCTGATCCGCGAGGGGGATCTGGGGTTCTCCGATGCCTATCTTGATGGCTGGTGGAGCACATCCGATCTTCAGGCCTTCATGGATCTGGTACATCTGGGGTCTGAAACCGTCTATGATGGCTTTCCGGGACGCGGGCTGATCCGCGCCTATGAGCAGTTCCGCTTCTGGCTGCAACGCAATCACCGCGCGCAGGCCAAGGCGAATATCTCCTATCACTATGACCTCGGCAACGCCTTCTACGGGCTGTGGCTTGATGACACGATGACCTATTCCAGCGCCCTGTTCAAAACCGGGCAGGAAAGCTTGGAGGCAGCGCAGACCGCCAAATATGCCTCCATGGTCGACCAGATGGGCGTGCAGCCCGGCGATCACGTGCTGGAGGTCGGCTGCGGCTGGGGCGGGTTTGCCGAATATGCAGCCCGCGAACGCGGCCTGCGGGTCACGGGCCTCACCATCAGTGCCGAACAGTTGAAATACGCCCGCGAGCGCATTGAAAAGGCGGGGCTTTCCGACCGGGTCGAGCTCAGGATGCAGGATTACCGCGACTGCGAAGGCACCTTCGATGGCATTGCCTCTATCGAGATGTTCGAGGCGGTGGGCGAAAAATACTGGCCCGCCTATTTCAGGATGATCCACGACCGGCTGCGCCCCGGCGGTCAGGCCACCTTGCAGATCATCACCGTCGCCGACCGGCGCTGGACGGTCTACAAACGCGGCGTTGATTTCATCCAGAAACACATCTTTCCCGGCGGGATGCTCCCTGCGCCGGGGATCTTGCGCCAGCAGGTTGAAAATGCCGGGTTAAAGGTCATGAAATCGCTCGAATTCGGTGATAGCTACGATCAGACGCTGCGGCGTTGGCACACCACCTTTAACAGTCGCTGGGACGAGATTGCGGCCATGGGATTTGATGATCGGTTCAAAAAGATGTGGAGTTTCTATCTCACCTCCTGCGCCGCCGCGTTCAAGGCGGAAACCTGCGACGTGACCCAGATCACGCTGGCTCACCGCTGA
- a CDS encoding VOC family protein — translation MAYTPKDFLVWGEIPVTNMDGARKFYEHVTGAALELVSDGPNPMLLFRPKDPATGVALSIYPGTPAPDGVGPTLHLAAEGALADVMTRVTDAGGQVVSEAVPLPDGQFFYAKDPDGNSVGFYEAKS, via the coding sequence ATGGCCTATACGCCCAAGGATTTTCTGGTCTGGGGAGAGATCCCCGTCACCAACATGGACGGCGCGCGCAAGTTCTACGAGCATGTGACCGGCGCCGCGCTGGAACTGGTCAGCGATGGCCCCAACCCGATGCTGCTGTTTCGCCCCAAGGACCCGGCAACCGGGGTCGCGCTGAGCATCTATCCCGGCACCCCGGCCCCAGATGGTGTTGGCCCGACCCTGCATCTGGCCGCCGAAGGTGCGCTGGCCGATGTGATGACGCGGGTGACCGACGCCGGTGGGCAGGTGGTGTCAGAGGCGGTGCCGCTGCCCGACGGGCAGTTCTTCTACGCCAAAGACCCCGACGGCAATTCGGTCGGCTTCTATGAGGCCAAGAGCTGA
- a CDS encoding cysteine synthase A has translation MRIAHDLADAIGHTPLIRLNRVSDETGCEILGKAEFMNPGQSVKDRAALYIIKDAIARGDLKPGGTIVEGTAGNTGIGLALVGASMGFKTVIVIPETQSEEKKDMLRLAGAQLVQVPAAPYRNPNNFVRYSERLAKELAKTEPNGAIWANQFDNVANRQAHIETTAPEIWEQTDGKVDGFVCAVGSGGTLAGVADVLQPKGVKIGLADPMGAALYSYYTTGEIVTEGGSIAEGIGQVRITKNLEGFKPDFCYQIEDRDALPYVFDLLHEEGLVLGGSSAINIAGAVRMAKDMGPGKTIVTVLCDYGTRYQSKLFNPDFLREKNLPVPDWMTHTPASIPGVFEDV, from the coding sequence ATGCGCATTGCACATGATCTGGCCGACGCGATCGGCCACACGCCTCTGATCCGCCTGAACCGCGTCAGCGATGAAACCGGATGTGAGATTCTGGGAAAGGCCGAGTTCATGAACCCCGGCCAGTCGGTCAAGGACCGCGCCGCACTTTATATCATCAAGGACGCCATCGCGCGCGGTGATCTGAAGCCGGGCGGCACCATCGTTGAGGGCACTGCCGGTAACACCGGGATCGGCCTGGCGCTGGTTGGCGCGTCGATGGGCTTCAAAACGGTGATCGTGATCCCCGAAACCCAGTCCGAAGAGAAAAAGGACATGTTGCGACTGGCCGGCGCCCAGCTGGTGCAGGTCCCCGCAGCGCCTTATCGCAATCCCAACAACTTTGTCCGCTATTCGGAACGTCTGGCCAAGGAACTGGCCAAGACCGAACCCAATGGCGCGATCTGGGCCAATCAGTTCGACAATGTCGCCAACCGGCAGGCCCATATCGAAACCACCGCACCCGAGATCTGGGAGCAGACCGACGGCAAGGTGGACGGCTTTGTCTGCGCGGTCGGTTCTGGCGGCACGCTGGCAGGTGTGGCCGATGTGCTCCAGCCCAAGGGCGTGAAAATCGGCCTTGCCGATCCGATGGGCGCGGCGCTTTATTCCTACTACACCACCGGTGAAATCGTGACCGAAGGCGGCTCCATCGCAGAAGGCATCGGCCAGGTGCGCATCACCAAGAACCTTGAAGGGTTCAAACCGGATTTCTGCTACCAGATCGAGGACCGCGACGCGCTGCCCTATGTCTTCGACCTCCTGCACGAAGAGGGTCTGGTGCTGGGCGGCTCCTCGGCGATCAATATCGCCGGTGCCGTGCGCATGGCCAAGGACATGGGACCGGGCAAGACCATCGTCACCGTGCTCTGTGACTATGGGACGCGCTACCAGTCGAAACTGTTCAACCCCGACTTCCTGCGTGAAAAGAACCTGCCGGTGCCGGATTGGATGACTCACACCCCGGCCTCTATCCCCGGCGTGTTCGAGGACGTATGA